Proteins encoded within one genomic window of Comamonas endophytica:
- a CDS encoding Ku protein, giving the protein MATGSRILWKGAISFGLVHIPVGLHTAATEQGVDFDWLDKRSMDPVGYKRINKRTGREINRENIVKGVEYEEGKYVLISPEEIEAVFPRTTQVIDIERFIDAREMPFIFLEKPYYVAPINKSDKVYALLRETLIATGKIGLAKVVISTKQHLAALVPSGPALVLNLLRWGDEVKTLESLDLPPEGSKSISAAELKMAKQLVAEMSGKWDPEDFKDEFRHQVMKLVTKKAKAGEGRTVIEPEEEAPQGGEVLDLTALLQRSLRGGKAPAKEPAKAAAKKSSGRASATQKKAA; this is encoded by the coding sequence ATGGCCACTGGAAGCCGCATTCTCTGGAAAGGCGCCATCAGCTTCGGCCTGGTGCATATCCCCGTGGGGCTGCACACCGCGGCCACCGAGCAGGGGGTGGACTTCGACTGGCTGGACAAGCGCTCCATGGACCCGGTCGGCTACAAGCGCATCAACAAGCGCACGGGCCGCGAGATCAACCGCGAGAACATCGTCAAGGGCGTCGAATACGAGGAAGGCAAGTACGTGCTGATCAGCCCCGAGGAGATCGAGGCGGTCTTCCCCCGCACGACGCAGGTCATCGACATCGAGCGCTTCATCGACGCCCGCGAGATGCCCTTCATCTTCCTCGAGAAGCCCTACTACGTCGCGCCGATCAACAAGAGCGACAAGGTGTATGCGCTGCTGCGCGAGACCCTGATCGCGACCGGCAAGATCGGCCTGGCCAAGGTGGTCATCTCCACCAAGCAGCATCTCGCGGCGCTGGTGCCCTCGGGTCCGGCGCTGGTGCTGAACCTGCTGCGCTGGGGCGATGAGGTCAAGACCCTGGAATCGCTGGACCTGCCTCCCGAGGGCAGCAAGAGCATCAGCGCCGCCGAGCTGAAGATGGCCAAGCAGCTGGTGGCCGAGATGTCCGGGAAATGGGACCCCGAGGATTTCAAGGATGAATTCCGCCACCAAGTCATGAAGCTGGTGACCAAGAAAGCCAAGGCCGGCGAGGGCCGCACCGTGATTGAGCCCGAAGAGGAAGCGCCGCAGGGTGGCGAGGTGCTGGATCTGACGGCGCTGCTGCAGCGCAGCCTGCGCGGGGGCAAGGCGCCTGCGAAGGAGCCGGCCAAGGCGGCGGCGAAGAAGAGCAGTGGACGGGCTTCCGCGACCCAAAAAAAGGCTGCTTGA
- a CDS encoding DUF3606 domain-containing protein: MADNKSQSGGQDRTRISLSEDYEVRDWSKKFNVSEEQLKAAVKAVGNEAKDVEEHLKKQR, from the coding sequence ATGGCAGACAACAAATCCCAATCCGGCGGCCAGGATCGTACCCGCATCAGCCTCAGCGAGGACTATGAAGTGCGCGACTGGTCGAAGAAGTTCAATGTCTCGGAAGAACAGCTCAAGGCCGCCGTCAAGGCGGTGGGCAACGAGGCCAAGGATGTGGAAGAGCATCTGAAGAAGCAGCGCTGA
- the ligD gene encoding DNA ligase D → MPRKSAPAAGPLADYNAKRDFGKTAEPAGKLARGARDAALKFVIQKHWASRLHYDFRLELDGVMLSWAVPKGPSFDPAVKSLAIQVEDHPVSYNTFEGEIPKGQYGGGTVIVWDHGTWEPVGDPRAGLAKGKLVFSLDGHKLAGLWELVRISRKGDTRQNQWLLFKKRDEWARLRHEYEVITALPESVIKNPLGLLSQREPRAPAAPVARKAPLPATLEPQLATLVSEIPEGNWLVESKFDGYRVLARIEGEDVRLFTRNGNDWTDKLKPLARTVASLGLTNAWLDGEIVVLEDNGVPNLHRLQNAIDSAQASDIVLFAFDIPYLGDSDLRDLPLRARRVVLQQLLEGRESANLRLSQVIDATPDDLLSAACKLGLEGVMVKNADAPYVSGRTESWLKLKCQLRQEFVVIGYMPRTGAAREIGSLLLGYYEDGVLRSAGAVGTGWDSVVGRQLHDLLHPLEIPKSPAGVQHAGSGRWPRRKAGTERWVTPSIVVEVAFGAWTPDHQVRHAVFRGLRTDKPVHEIVREYARKAEARTAPARTAPAPAPARRAVRTDSGPVTVTHGQRIIDPSTGLRKIDLVRYYESIAQWMLPHLQQRPVSLVRAPSGIAKALFFQKHAEGKLTGIKELDPALWPEHEPLLAVDSAQALAGAAQMNVVEFHTWNSKVARIDRPDRFVLDLDPGEGVDWEMLVEAAGLTRVMLTELGLESWLKTSGGKGLHVVVPITPRRDFPQVKAFTQALVKHMARVIPSKFVAVAGDRNRVGKIFIDYLRNGQGQTTVAAFSARARPGMGVSMPISWEQLPTITGGAHWTVLTALNYLQQREQDPWSAYWKTRQTITEGLRLLK, encoded by the coding sequence ATGCCCCGCAAGAGCGCTCCCGCGGCCGGGCCGCTGGCCGATTACAACGCCAAGCGCGATTTCGGCAAGACGGCCGAACCCGCGGGAAAGCTCGCGCGCGGGGCCAGGGATGCGGCGCTCAAATTCGTCATCCAGAAGCACTGGGCCTCGCGCCTGCACTACGACTTCCGTCTCGAGCTCGATGGCGTCATGCTCAGCTGGGCCGTGCCCAAGGGGCCGTCCTTCGATCCCGCCGTGAAGTCGCTGGCCATCCAGGTCGAGGACCATCCGGTCAGCTACAACACTTTCGAGGGCGAGATCCCCAAGGGCCAGTACGGCGGCGGCACCGTCATCGTCTGGGACCATGGCACCTGGGAGCCCGTGGGCGACCCGCGCGCGGGCCTGGCCAAGGGCAAGCTGGTCTTCTCGCTGGACGGGCACAAGCTGGCCGGCCTGTGGGAGCTGGTGCGCATCTCCAGGAAGGGCGACACGAGGCAGAACCAGTGGCTGCTGTTCAAGAAGCGCGACGAGTGGGCGCGCCTGCGCCATGAATACGAGGTGATCACGGCGCTGCCCGAGAGCGTCATCAAGAACCCGCTGGGCCTGCTCTCGCAGCGCGAGCCGCGCGCACCGGCAGCGCCCGTGGCCCGCAAGGCCCCCCTGCCCGCCACCCTCGAGCCCCAGCTGGCCACGCTGGTCTCGGAGATTCCCGAGGGCAACTGGCTGGTGGAGAGCAAATTCGATGGCTACCGCGTGCTGGCGCGCATCGAGGGCGAGGACGTGCGCCTGTTCACGCGCAACGGCAACGACTGGACGGACAAGCTCAAGCCGCTGGCGCGCACCGTGGCTTCGCTGGGCCTCACCAATGCCTGGCTCGACGGCGAGATCGTGGTGCTGGAAGACAACGGCGTGCCCAACCTGCACCGTCTGCAGAACGCCATCGACAGCGCCCAGGCCTCGGACATCGTGCTGTTCGCCTTCGACATTCCCTACCTGGGCGACAGCGACCTGCGCGACCTGCCGCTGCGCGCGCGCCGCGTGGTATTGCAGCAGCTGCTCGAAGGCCGCGAGAGCGCCAATCTGCGGCTGAGCCAGGTCATCGACGCCACGCCCGACGATCTGCTGAGCGCCGCCTGCAAGCTCGGCCTCGAGGGCGTGATGGTCAAGAACGCCGACGCCCCCTATGTCTCGGGGCGCACCGAAAGCTGGCTCAAGCTCAAGTGCCAGCTGCGCCAGGAATTCGTGGTGATCGGCTACATGCCGCGCACCGGCGCCGCGCGCGAGATCGGCAGCCTGCTGCTGGGCTATTACGAGGATGGCGTGCTGCGCAGCGCGGGCGCGGTCGGCACCGGCTGGGATTCGGTGGTCGGCAGGCAGCTGCACGATCTGCTGCATCCCTTGGAGATCCCCAAGTCCCCAGCTGGCGTGCAGCATGCCGGCTCCGGGCGCTGGCCGCGGCGCAAGGCCGGCACCGAACGCTGGGTCACTCCATCGATAGTGGTCGAAGTCGCCTTTGGCGCCTGGACCCCGGACCACCAGGTGCGCCACGCCGTGTTCCGCGGCCTGCGCACCGACAAGCCGGTGCACGAGATCGTGCGCGAATATGCAAGAAAAGCCGAGGCCCGCACCGCGCCAGCTCGCACTGCGCCGGCGCCCGCACCGGCCCGGCGCGCAGTGCGCACCGACTCCGGCCCGGTCACCGTCACCCATGGCCAGCGCATCATCGACCCCAGCACCGGCCTGCGCAAGATCGACTTGGTGCGCTACTACGAAAGCATTGCCCAATGGATGCTGCCGCACCTCCAGCAGCGCCCGGTCTCGCTGGTGCGCGCGCCCTCGGGCATTGCCAAGGCGCTGTTCTTCCAGAAGCATGCCGAGGGCAAGCTCACCGGCATCAAGGAGCTCGATCCCGCGCTGTGGCCCGAGCACGAGCCGCTGCTCGCGGTGGACAGCGCCCAGGCGCTGGCAGGCGCGGCGCAGATGAATGTCGTCGAGTTCCACACCTGGAATTCCAAGGTCGCGCGCATCGACCGCCCCGACCGCTTCGTGCTGGACCTCGACCCGGGCGAAGGCGTGGACTGGGAAATGCTGGTCGAAGCCGCCGGACTCACGCGCGTCATGCTGACCGAGCTGGGCCTCGAGAGCTGGCTCAAGACCAGCGGCGGCAAGGGCCTGCATGTGGTCGTGCCGATCACGCCGCGCCGCGACTTCCCCCAGGTCAAGGCCTTCACCCAGGCGCTGGTCAAGCACATGGCGCGCGTCATCCCGTCGAAGTTCGTCGCGGTGGCCGGCGACAGGAACCGCGTCGGCAAGATCTTCATCGACTACCTGCGCAACGGCCAGGGCCAGACCACGGTGGCCGCCTTCTCGGCGCGCGCGCGCCCGGGCATGGGGGTGTCGATGCCCATCTCCTGGGAGCAGTTGCCCACCATCACGGGTGGCGCGCACTGGACGGTGCTCACTGCCCTCAATTACCTGCAACAGCGGGAGCAGGACCCGTGGAGCGCGTATTGGAAGACGAGGCAGACCATCACTGAAGGGCTGCGCCTGCTCAAGTAA
- a CDS encoding phosphatase PAP2 family protein, which translates to MNRYLDRQRLGALAVFCLIALWDASGLDTSLARLAGSSAGFPLRDSWILSAVFHDGARHLAWLGVLALAASTVWPWGPFRDLPFARRLQLAFVTLAASGVIALLKIGNHTSCPWDLQQFGGVATPVSHWAGWLRTDGGGGHCFPAGHASTGFAFIAGYFALRADKPELARIWLACSIALGLLLGGAQQLRGAHFMSHTLWTGWICWLLGWITDPLFSRRMQAAPGSR; encoded by the coding sequence ATGAACAGATACCTGGATCGCCAGCGCCTCGGTGCCTTGGCCGTTTTCTGCCTGATCGCCCTGTGGGATGCCTCGGGCCTCGATACTTCGCTGGCCCGGCTGGCGGGCTCCTCCGCCGGATTTCCGCTCAGGGACAGCTGGATCCTTTCAGCGGTCTTCCATGACGGGGCAAGGCATCTGGCCTGGCTGGGCGTCCTGGCCCTGGCGGCATCGACCGTCTGGCCCTGGGGCCCGTTCCGGGATCTCCCCTTTGCGCGCCGGCTCCAGCTGGCCTTTGTCACCCTCGCCGCCAGCGGCGTGATCGCGCTGCTCAAGATCGGCAACCACACCAGCTGCCCCTGGGACCTGCAGCAATTCGGCGGGGTCGCCACTCCTGTCTCGCACTGGGCGGGATGGCTGCGCACGGATGGCGGCGGCGGGCATTGCTTTCCCGCGGGGCATGCCTCCACGGGCTTTGCTTTCATTGCCGGCTATTTTGCGCTGCGCGCAGACAAGCCCGAGCTGGCAAGGATCTGGCTGGCCTGCTCGATTGCCCTCGGCCTGCTGCTCGGCGGTGCGCAGCAGCTGCGCGGCGCGCACTTCATGAGCCATACCCTGTGGACCGGCTGGATCTGCTGGCTGCTCGGCTGGATCACGGACCCGCTCTTTTCACGCCGCATGCAGGCTGCGCCAGGGAGCCGCTGA
- a CDS encoding phosphoethanolamine transferase, producing the protein MTRRKIHSLWLVLAASLWMTLAGNSALWQRLAALGLMKSLSGLGFVLALGGLLLASLAGILALFAWKRSLKPVLTVLLLVTAFASHFMNSFGIVIDPSMVTNAVQTDVRETSALLNLGLAANVLCLALIPIWLIWRQPVAYGTLGRQLWKNFAAVALSLVAIMALLALSYQSMASTMRNHKDLRYLLNPLAGVYSAARVALKPWELDPSVLHPIGEDARARASAKPLTLLLVVGETARSDHFSLNGYERETNAELQQRGVISQQSAWSCGTSTAESLPCMFAHLGREDFNSRKMNYENLLDLLQKAGLNVLWAENQSGCKEVCNRVPVVKVTDTCGNAECFDEAMLDAVQKRLQAMDERQRSKGTVIVLHQMGSHGPAYYKRSPQDFKAFLPECTTNALKDCSQESVRNAYDNSIRYTDHFLAKSIDWLKARGGNSAMMYVSDHGESLGESNVYLHGLPYAFAPATQRKVPWITWLSPEFERESRLSSECLRRKAGEQVTHDSYFHAVLGLAGVTAREYQPALDFYQPCRG; encoded by the coding sequence ATGACCAGGCGCAAAATCCATTCCCTGTGGCTTGTCCTTGCCGCCAGCCTGTGGATGACCCTTGCCGGCAACAGCGCCCTGTGGCAGAGGCTCGCCGCCCTGGGGCTGATGAAAAGCCTCTCCGGCCTGGGCTTCGTTCTGGCGCTGGGCGGTCTGCTGCTGGCATCGCTGGCCGGTATCCTTGCGCTCTTTGCATGGAAGCGCTCGCTCAAGCCGGTATTGACCGTGCTCCTTCTGGTGACGGCTTTTGCCAGCCACTTCATGAACAGCTTCGGCATCGTCATCGACCCCAGCATGGTGACCAACGCGGTGCAGACCGACGTGCGCGAAACCAGCGCCCTGCTGAACCTGGGCCTGGCGGCAAACGTGCTGTGTCTGGCGCTGATCCCCATCTGGCTGATCTGGCGCCAGCCGGTCGCCTACGGGACGCTGGGCAGGCAGCTCTGGAAGAACTTCGCCGCCGTGGCGCTGTCACTTGTGGCGATCATGGCCTTGCTCGCGCTTTCCTACCAGTCGATGGCCTCGACCATGCGCAACCACAAGGACCTGCGCTATCTGCTCAATCCGCTGGCCGGCGTCTATTCCGCGGCCCGCGTCGCGCTCAAGCCTTGGGAGCTCGACCCCAGCGTGCTGCATCCGATCGGAGAGGATGCCAGGGCGCGCGCCAGCGCCAAACCGCTGACCCTGCTTCTGGTGGTGGGCGAGACCGCGCGCAGCGACCACTTCAGCCTCAATGGCTACGAGCGCGAGACCAATGCCGAATTGCAGCAGCGCGGCGTGATCAGCCAGCAAAGCGCCTGGTCCTGCGGCACCAGCACCGCGGAGTCGCTGCCCTGCATGTTCGCTCATCTCGGGCGCGAGGACTTCAACAGCCGGAAGATGAACTACGAAAACCTGCTGGACCTGCTGCAGAAGGCCGGGTTGAACGTCCTGTGGGCCGAGAACCAGTCGGGTTGCAAGGAGGTCTGCAATCGGGTGCCGGTTGTGAAAGTCACCGACACCTGCGGGAATGCGGAATGCTTCGACGAAGCGATGCTCGACGCGGTGCAAAAGCGCCTGCAGGCGATGGATGAACGCCAGCGCAGCAAGGGCACGGTCATCGTGCTGCACCAGATGGGCAGCCATGGGCCGGCCTACTACAAGCGCTCCCCGCAGGACTTCAAGGCTTTCCTGCCGGAATGCACGACCAACGCGCTGAAGGATTGCAGCCAGGAGTCGGTGCGCAACGCCTACGACAACTCCATCCGCTACACCGATCACTTCCTGGCCAAGTCCATCGACTGGCTCAAGGCCCGCGGCGGCAACTCGGCCATGATGTATGTCTCCGATCATGGCGAATCCCTGGGCGAGTCCAACGTCTACCTGCATGGGCTGCCATATGCCTTCGCGCCGGCCACGCAAAGGAAGGTGCCGTGGATCACCTGGCTGTCGCCGGAATTCGAGCGCGAAAGCAGGCTCTCGTCCGAATGCCTGCGCAGGAAGGCCGGCGAGCAGGTCACGCATGACAGCTACTTCCATGCCGTGCTGGGCCTGGCGGGGGTCACGGCCAGGGAGTACCAGCCGGCGCTGGACTTCTACCAGCCATGCCGGGGGTAG
- a CDS encoding diacylglycerol kinase, with translation MIAAQRKLQVPPKRKGLTRLWFALNHSLSGMQIAAKEPAVRLELATAAVLVPAAFWVGKGPVEQVLLLASVVAVLVVEVLNTAIEAAIDRVGAEYHPLSKAAKDLGSAAVLLAIAMACATWGIIGLSHGA, from the coding sequence ATGATCGCCGCACAACGAAAGCTCCAGGTCCCGCCCAAGCGCAAGGGGCTCACCCGGCTGTGGTTTGCATTGAACCATTCGCTCAGCGGCATGCAGATCGCTGCAAAGGAGCCCGCGGTCAGGCTGGAACTGGCGACGGCTGCGGTCCTGGTGCCCGCAGCGTTCTGGGTCGGAAAAGGCCCGGTCGAGCAGGTGCTGCTGCTGGCATCCGTCGTTGCCGTGCTGGTGGTCGAAGTGCTGAACACCGCCATCGAAGCCGCCATCGATCGCGTGGGTGCCGAATACCACCCCCTGTCCAAGGCGGCCAAGGACCTGGGCAGCGCCGCGGTGTTGCTGGCGATCGCCATGGCCTGCGCCACCTGGGGCATCATCGGGCTTTCGCACGGGGCTTGA
- a CDS encoding histidine kinase dimerization/phospho-acceptor domain-containing protein, producing MKYRPSLQRELLAWTLGGLVAVWLAFIYFGYLTGEHEADELTDGHLASVASLLLAQRAEAFSSRPDAAALSSPGLKAHDYQHSMSVVIWDGNGRVLARTGEAPMPDFQLADGFQTVELGPQRQPWRLFVRWNEGERARRVAVLLSIEERDALATDIAEQVATPGLWLLPVVALVLVLAVRRGLRPLNRLSEQVRSLEVGQAFELQAPPHEEFQAMVKAIETLSSRYTSALHRERALANEFAHELRTPLASLQLQVELLKTAEPGALPAIVQQLDKDAQRSAAVIHHLLALARASRTQLAEAAASFDLADLVRKIAADYGEKAYKSRHELCVSAPDTVLLRGYGTLLEIAIRNLIENSLAHTPAGTLVEVRVEADPVSVEVRDTPQAGLQAAPAQGILGLGLGHQVVQKVAAIHGADFVKTSHADGAVAGYRMGPLRDIGQGG from the coding sequence ATGAAATACCGACCCTCCTTGCAGCGCGAGCTGCTGGCATGGACCCTGGGCGGCCTGGTGGCGGTCTGGCTGGCCTTTATCTATTTCGGCTATCTCACCGGCGAGCATGAAGCCGACGAGCTGACCGACGGCCACCTGGCCAGCGTCGCCTCCCTGCTGCTGGCCCAGCGTGCCGAGGCGTTCAGCAGCCGGCCGGACGCGGCCGCGCTCAGCAGCCCGGGCCTCAAGGCCCACGACTACCAGCACTCGATGAGTGTCGTGATCTGGGACGGCAACGGCCGGGTGCTGGCGCGCACCGGCGAAGCCCCGATGCCCGATTTCCAGCTGGCCGATGGATTCCAGACCGTGGAGCTGGGCCCGCAGCGCCAGCCCTGGCGCCTGTTCGTGCGCTGGAACGAGGGCGAGCGCGCGCGGCGCGTCGCCGTGCTGCTCTCGATCGAAGAACGCGATGCGCTGGCCACGGACATCGCCGAGCAGGTCGCCACGCCGGGGCTGTGGCTGCTTCCCGTCGTGGCGCTGGTATTGGTGCTGGCCGTCAGGCGCGGGCTGCGGCCGCTGAACCGGCTCAGCGAGCAGGTGCGCTCCCTCGAGGTCGGGCAGGCCTTCGAGCTGCAGGCTCCGCCGCATGAGGAGTTCCAGGCGATGGTGAAGGCCATCGAGACCCTGTCCAGCCGCTATACCTCGGCGCTGCACCGCGAGCGTGCGCTGGCCAACGAGTTCGCCCATGAACTCAGGACACCGCTGGCTTCGCTTCAGTTGCAGGTCGAACTGCTGAAGACGGCGGAACCCGGCGCTTTGCCCGCGATCGTGCAGCAGCTGGACAAGGATGCCCAGCGCAGCGCAGCGGTCATCCACCATCTGCTGGCGCTGGCGCGCGCCAGCCGCACGCAGCTGGCAGAGGCTGCCGCCAGCTTCGACCTGGCGGATCTCGTCAGGAAGATCGCGGCCGACTATGGCGAGAAGGCTTACAAGTCACGCCATGAGCTTTGCGTATCGGCACCGGATACGGTGCTGCTTAGGGGCTACGGCACCCTGCTGGAAATCGCCATCCGCAACCTGATCGAGAACTCGCTGGCCCATACGCCCGCCGGCACCCTGGTGGAAGTGCGCGTGGAAGCGGACCCGGTGTCGGTCGAAGTGCGCGATACCCCGCAAGCCGGGCTGCAGGCTGCTCCAGCGCAAGGAATTCTCGGCCTCGGCCTGGGCCACCAGGTCGTGCAGAAGGTGGCGGCCATCCATGGCGCGGACTTCGTCAAGACCTCCCATGCGGATGGCGCCGTGGCCGGCTACAGGATGGGCCCGCTGCGGGATATAGGGCAAGGCGGTTGA
- a CDS encoding response regulator has translation MRILIVEDDPGIAAGLQENLEQRGYAVDVCGNVAQAWSALCTEPFSAVLLDLGLPDQDGAALLQRLRSSPEAPPGGQRLPDRATPVLIMTARDQVHQRIAGLDSGADDYLSKPFDVAELEARLRALLRRSAGRASPTITHGDLTVDPATRTVHRAGVPVDMSPREFSVLLVLLEARGRVLSRQQLEERLYSWQTSLDSNAIEVHVHHLRRKLGNERIQTMRGVGYFIPWESEA, from the coding sequence ATGCGAATCCTCATTGTCGAAGACGATCCCGGCATTGCCGCGGGATTGCAGGAAAACCTCGAGCAGCGCGGCTACGCGGTCGATGTCTGCGGCAACGTGGCGCAGGCGTGGAGCGCGCTGTGCACCGAGCCTTTTTCCGCGGTGCTGCTGGACCTGGGCCTGCCGGACCAGGATGGCGCCGCGCTGCTGCAGCGGCTGCGCAGCAGCCCTGAAGCGCCGCCGGGAGGGCAGCGCTTGCCCGATCGGGCAACCCCCGTGCTCATCATGACGGCCAGGGACCAGGTGCATCAGCGCATCGCCGGGCTGGATTCGGGTGCCGATGACTATCTCTCCAAGCCCTTCGATGTGGCGGAGCTCGAGGCCCGGCTGCGCGCGCTGCTGCGGCGCTCCGCGGGCCGGGCGTCCCCGACGATCACCCACGGGGACCTCACGGTCGATCCAGCGACCCGGACCGTGCACCGCGCCGGGGTACCGGTGGACATGTCGCCGCGTGAATTTTCCGTTCTGCTGGTGCTGCTCGAAGCGCGCGGGCGCGTGCTCTCGCGCCAGCAGCTGGAGGAAAGGCTCTACAGCTGGCAGACTTCGCTGGACAGCAATGCCATCGAGGTGCATGTCCATCACCTGCGCCGCAAGCTGGGCAACGAGCGCATCCAGACGATGCGCGGTGTGGGTTATTTCATTCCCTGGGAAAGCGAAGCGTAG
- a CDS encoding DNA-3-methyladenine glycosylase, protein MLASIDFSAPAHEVARLLIGVTLLIDGVGGRIVETEAYDQTDPASHTYAGQTARNVSMFGPPGHAYVYRSYGLHWCFNTVCREAGHGAGVLLRAIEPTHGIETMRARRGLQELKLLCAGPGRLAQALGIDSRLNGQSLSEPPFELLAREAGEIEVLTGPRIGISKAVDVPWRFGLRGSRFLSRGFAAEPGTQQR, encoded by the coding sequence ATGCTTGCTTCCATAGATTTTTCCGCCCCCGCCCACGAAGTCGCGCGCCTGCTGATCGGCGTGACGCTGCTGATCGATGGCGTGGGCGGCCGCATCGTCGAGACCGAGGCCTATGACCAGACCGACCCGGCCTCGCATACCTATGCCGGGCAGACGGCGCGCAATGTCTCCATGTTCGGCCCGCCGGGCCATGCCTACGTATACCGCTCGTATGGCCTGCACTGGTGCTTCAACACCGTGTGCCGCGAGGCGGGCCATGGCGCGGGGGTGCTGCTGCGTGCGATCGAGCCGACGCATGGCATCGAGACCATGCGCGCGCGCCGCGGCCTGCAGGAGCTGAAGCTGCTGTGCGCCGGGCCGGGGCGGCTGGCGCAGGCGCTGGGCATCGATTCGCGGTTGAATGGGCAGTCTCTGTCCGAACCACCCTTCGAGCTGCTGGCGCGCGAGGCGGGCGAGATCGAGGTGCTGACCGGGCCGCGCATCGGCATTTCCAAGGCGGTGGATGTGCCCTGGCGCTTCGGGCTCAGGGGCTCGCGCTTCCTGAGCCGCGGATTTGCGGCGGAGCCCGGGACGCAGCAGCGATAG
- a CDS encoding NAD(P)/FAD-dependent oxidoreductase, which translates to MVYDALIIGGSYAGLAAALPLARARRKLLVVDAGQRRNRFAEHSHGFLTQDGSKAADIAALARAQLMAYETVEWLDAMVLGAQRNGQDFQVDIEGGPARMAKRLVLALGVVDTLPEVPGLAQRWGQHVFHCPYCHGYELQQGRIGVLATSELSLHQALLLPDWGATTLLLNGSFEPDAQQRAQLQSRGVTIEATAVREITGHADVILEDGRVQAFDGLFIAPRSHVASPVAAALGCEFSEGPMGAVIQTDAMKATTVPGVFACGDAARFGGSVALAVGDGTLAGVAAHRSLVFGGH; encoded by the coding sequence ATGGTCTATGACGCACTCATCATTGGTGGCAGCTACGCCGGTCTGGCTGCCGCACTGCCCCTGGCGCGCGCACGGCGCAAGCTGCTGGTGGTCGATGCCGGCCAGCGCCGCAACCGCTTTGCCGAGCATTCGCATGGCTTCCTGACCCAGGACGGCAGCAAGGCTGCCGATATCGCGGCGCTGGCGCGCGCGCAGCTCATGGCCTATGAAACCGTCGAATGGCTGGATGCCATGGTGCTGGGCGCGCAGCGCAACGGGCAGGACTTCCAGGTCGACATCGAGGGCGGGCCCGCGCGGATGGCCAAGCGGCTGGTGCTGGCCCTGGGGGTGGTCGATACGCTGCCCGAGGTGCCCGGCCTGGCGCAGCGCTGGGGGCAGCATGTGTTCCATTGCCCCTATTGCCATGGCTACGAACTGCAGCAGGGCCGCATTGGCGTGCTCGCCACCTCGGAGCTGTCGTTGCATCAGGCGCTGCTGCTGCCCGACTGGGGCGCGACCACGCTGCTGCTCAACGGCAGCTTCGAACCCGATGCGCAGCAGCGGGCGCAGCTGCAGTCACGCGGTGTAACCATCGAGGCCACTGCGGTGCGCGAGATCACCGGACATGCCGATGTCATCTTGGAGGATGGCCGGGTGCAGGCATTCGATGGCCTGTTCATCGCTCCGCGCAGCCATGTCGCCAGCCCGGTTGCGGCGGCGCTGGGCTGCGAGTTCAGCGAAGGCCCGATGGGGGCGGTGATCCAGACTGATGCCATGAAGGCTACGACAGTGCCCGGTGTGTTCGCCTGCGGCGATGCCGCCCGCTTTGGCGGCTCGGTGGCGCTGGCCGTGGGCGATGGCACGCTTGCGGGGGTGGCGGCGCATCGGTCGCTGGTGTTTGGCGGGCATTGA
- a CDS encoding Rrf2 family transcriptional regulator: protein MRSDSRLSRMLHVLLHMARQEAPFTSEQLARMLDTNPVVVRRTMAGLKKAGYVQSEKGHGGGWKLSCDLAKVSLLDIHEAVGGPRIFAIGNTTDNPECGVEKVVNAALDDALAQAQALLVKRLAAVKLGDLAEEFDGLCKAQPAHARGQQHGH, encoded by the coding sequence ATGAGAAGCGATAGCCGCCTGTCCCGCATGCTGCATGTGCTGCTGCACATGGCGCGCCAGGAGGCGCCCTTCACCTCGGAACAGTTGGCCCGGATGCTGGACACCAACCCGGTTGTCGTGCGGCGCACCATGGCCGGCCTGAAGAAAGCCGGCTATGTCCAATCGGAAAAAGGCCATGGCGGCGGCTGGAAGCTGTCGTGCGATCTCGCCAAGGTCTCGTTGCTCGACATCCACGAGGCCGTGGGCGGGCCGCGCATCTTTGCGATCGGCAATACCACCGACAACCCCGAATGCGGTGTCGAGAAGGTGGTGAACGCGGCCCTGGACGATGCGCTGGCGCAGGCCCAGGCACTGCTGGTCAAGCGGCTGGCCGCGGTGAAGCTTGGCGATCTGGCCGAGGAATTCGATGGGCTGTGCAAGGCGCAGCCGGCGCATGCCCGGGGCCAGCAGCACGGTCACTGA
- a CDS encoding class I tRNA ligase family protein → MGSRLSIDQRFFHAVPHHQWHARQADIYARFNIGFDHFGRSSSPANHALTQQIFLRLRENGFM, encoded by the coding sequence ATCGGCAGTCGTTTATCGATAGATCAACGCTTTTTCCATGCGGTACCTCATCACCAGTGGCATGCGCGCCAGGCGGATATCTATGCGCGCTTCAATATCGGCTTTGACCATTTCGGCCGCTCCTCCTCGCCAGCCAACCATGCGCTGACGCAGCAGATCTTTTTGCGCCTGCGCGAGAACGGCTTCATGTAG